The DNA window CGCAGTCAATATCGCACACGAGCTGGACCGGAACAGGGCCTACATCAACACGCGGCTCCCGGTGCTGAAAGACTACGGCCTGGTCGAGACAATCGGTCCGGCACCCACGAGCGGGCTCTACGAGATCACCGACAAGGGACGTGTCGCCGCCGCGAACCAATCGGTCTACGAGGACGACGAGACGGATTTCGAGGCGTTTCTCGATGCGGAGTGTGGGGCGGACGGGGACGCGTAGCCTGGTACAGCGCGCCGAATTGCTCTCAGTGTCACCTGCGGCGTGACGCGAACCCCTGTCCCGCCGTGTGAGTTTACTCGGTCTGCTGGTCGAGTTCCTCGATTGCGTCCAGCGCCAGGTTGATGTCCTCTTTCGCTGCCTCCAGGGACTGCCGTATGTTTTCGAGATTCCGATTCCCGAATCCGTCGTACTTTCGCTCTGTAGACGTCTGCTGGTACTGGAACAGACTCGACTGCGTAGCGACGTCGTTACACGACTGCGATGCAGTGAGCAACGACACCGAAACAATCCACAGTAACTCCTCGGACGTCGTTTCTCCCCTGTCTACCTCCCCCGCGGTATCCCTTGCCGACTTAACCTTTCCACCCATTGCGTATCAGGTCTGGGGTATTACAAGAACAAAATAGTTTGCATCGAATCATATGTTCAGGTAGGGGAGTCATACTTTGGCATTAGAGGCCGTACAGCTCAAAAATATACTCCTGAATGAATGCAAAAATAACTAATAGAAACGGATTACACAGTGGCACGAACTGTCTGTTCTCTGAGTTAAATGTGCTGGTACCGATACGGTAGCTGTGTGGCTGATGTCGACTGCCGCCAATTCGCTGTCGCGACTGACCGTCCTCACCGCGTTCACTGTCAGTTTCACTTTCACTATCGGTGGCAAATGGTTAAGTGGGCAGCGAAGCTCGGTGAAAGTGATGAGTGATAATCCTGAGGAGGACATGCTGGGCTGGGACGAGTCCGTCTTCAGGGACGAACACGTCTTCGAGATAGACTGGCTGCCGGAGACGTTCAAACACCGCGAGACCCAGATGGAGACGCTGAAGTACGCGCTCCGCCCCGCAGTCCGGGGGTCTCGCCCGCTGAACGTCATCGCCCGGGGCCCGCCCGGCACTGGCAAGACCACCTCGACCCAGATTCTCTTCGACGAGCTGACCGCCCAGACGGACGTTCAGGCGGTGCGGGTCAACTGCCAGGTCGACTCGACGCGGTATGCGGTGTTCTCACGGCTCTTTGCCGAAATCTTCGACTACGAACCCCCCTCGTCGGGCATCTCCTTCAAGAAGCTGTTCTCCCAGATAACGGACAAGCTCGTCGAGGAAGACGAGGTGCTCGTCGTGGCGCTGGACGACGTGAACTACCTCTTCTACGAATCGGAGGCCAGTGACACGCTGTACTCCCTTCTCAGAGCACACGAGGCCCACTCGGGCGCCCGCGTCGGTGTCATCTGTGTCTCCTCGGACCTCGAACTCGACGTCATCGAGGAGCTCGACACCCGCGTGCAGTCGGTGTTCCGGCCCGAAGAGGTCTACTTCAACAAGTACGGGCAGGCCGAAATCGTCGATATCCTCGACGAGCGCGTCGAGCGCGGGTTCAACGAGGGCGTCGTCGGCACCCAGGTACTGGACCGCGTCGCCGAACTCACCGCCGAGCAGGGCGGCGACCTGCGGGTGGGTATCGACCTCCTGCGGCGGGCCGGGATGAACGCCGAGATGCGCGCCTCCCGCTCTGTCGAGCTGGAAGACGTCGAGTCGGCCTACGACAAGTCCAAGTACGTCCACCTCTCGCGTCGACTGCGGGAACTCTCGGATTCCGAGCGGGCGCTGGTCGAGGTCATCGCCGAGCACGACGGCAAGCAGGCCGGCGACATCTACGACGCGTTCAACGACGCCAGCGGCCTCGGGTACACTCGCTACTCCGAGATAATCAACAAGCTCGACCAGCTTGGCATCATCGACGCCGACTACACCGAAGTGGAGGGTCGCGGGCGCTCCCGGCAGCTGACGCTCAACTACGACGCCGACGCGGTGCTGGAACGGCTGTGAATCCGGCCGAGATTTTAAGTACGAATCCGTGGCCAGGCCCGGCTTACCATGCACCGGCGAGCGTATCTCACAGCGCTGGGGGCTGCTGCCGCGGCCGTCAGCGGCTGTAGCGAGGGCGACAGTACAGGGACGGCGACCACGACCGACACGGCGGCCGACGGGACAGCCACGCCGACCGAGCGGGGCACTGCGACGCCCGAACAGCCCGACCCGGACCCGACGCCGAGCGTGACCGACGCCGGGCTGTTGCTGGACCGGGGCGAGTACGCGACCCTCGGCGACATCGACAGCGTCGGTCAGGGCGGCCCACTCGTCGTCGGGGTCGAGTACGACCTTCCGGCCAGCGAGGGCAGTGCGCGCGGGCTCGTCGAAACGCGTGTGTTCGACGACCAGGGCACTCGCCTCGAAACCAACACCACCGAGGTGGACGTCGTCGCCGACGGCGACAGTGTGAGCCGACGTGCCTGGTTCGCGTTCGACACAATCGACTGGGAGCAGGGCAGCTACACCGCCGAGGTGCTGGTCAACTCCGATAGCTACGGGACGACGGCGTCGACAGAGGTGGCGTTCGACATCGTCGAACCGCTGGGTGAAGGCGAGGCCGAGATGTTCCTCGCCGAGTTCCCGGACGACGCCGTCGCACGGGAGAATTTCGACTGGACACTCGGCTTCCGGAATCTGAGTGACCGCGACAGCAGCGTCGTCACCGGCATCGTCACACTCGACCCCGCCGGCGCTGACCCAGTCGCACTCGATTCCCCGTACCGCGAGAACGTTCCGGCCGGCGGGGCGATTCAGGTCGAAAAAACGGATTTCGGGATCAACCGGCCGGGCACGTACACCTACGAGATTGCACGGATAGACGCGGACGTTACCTTCACTATCGGTCCGCCGGAGTGACGACGATCGCTGCTCGATGGTCGTCTCGACCCACCGAACGCCGTAGTCGGCGCTGTCCGGCGCTGCAATCGGGAGTGCCAGGACCGTGGCGGCTGGCACCGAAACCGGGTACGGACGCCAGGACCGTGGCGCCCGACTGGAGAACCGTGTCCCGACCGCCGGCAGTTCAGGCCCGCCCGTTCAGCGGGCAGTTGAAGTAGTTCGGCGGGCCGAAGCCGGGGCGGTTCAGCTCCGTCTCGATGTAGTCGGCCTCGAGCACCGCCGCCGCCGTCGTCAGCGGCGCGTCCTCGTTGAACGCCTCGACGTCGGTGACCTCGGCGCTGAAGTGCGTCCACTGGCCGCCGTTCCAGTCCCGGTCGCCCGGCGCGGCCTCCGAGACGAACGGCGAGGCCTGGGCGTCACTGACGTCGTCGCGGGCGACCAGGGATTTCTCCCCGTCGTGCAGGAAGTATATTCTGTCCTCGGGGTCGGGCCGGTCGTCGAGGACGTTCACGACGTTCGTCCGCCACAACTCGCCGTTAGCGTACACACGGCCGAACGACTTGCCGTTGTCACTCTTGTCGTTGCCCTTGCCGGCAGCCGCGCTGCCGACCGTTCCGAATCCGGCCGCGGCCACCGCGAGCCCCGCACCGGTCTTGACGATACTCCGTCTGGTTGGGTTCGAATCGTCCATGCTCCGCGTGGAACGGCGAACGGGTGGCTAAAGGCCGTTTTTCGAACTCCAACTCGACTCTCTTCCGGGTCCGGACCAACTCCGTTCCAAAACTCACGCCAGCTGCTCGATGGTCTTCTCGGCCCACCGGACGGCGTAGTCGGCCCCGTGGTCCTCGTAGGCCGCCGTATCGAGCGCCGCGAATGGTGCGGGCAGTTCCAGGTCGTGTTTGACGGCGCTGCAGGCCAGCTCCGCGGCGGCCGCGAAGTCGGTCTGGCCGCGGGCGACCTCGCCCGGGAGGTCCGACAGGCGCGGTCGCAGCCGCTCGCCGGCGTCGGCCCAGGCGTCGTAGCAGTCGGGGTAGTCGTCGGCCCACGTCTCGAAGGCCACGCGGGTCTGCAACCCGAGGTAGGCGTCGTACAGCGCCACGGCGAGCTGGTAAGTGCCCGTCGGCCCGACGTGTGGGTCGGTGACAGCCGCGAGGTGCCGGTAGCGGTCGCCGAAGAACGAGACGAACTGTTCGGGCTCGCCGAGGCTCGTCTCGACGATGGCCTCGGCGACGAGGAAGTCCACGAAGGATTCCGGGGAGGTCTCCAGTCGCGGTTTGACGATGACACAGGCCGGCTCGGTCTGGGTGGTCCAGGCGACGCCGCCGTCGCCGGGCAGGCCGACGGTGAAGTCCCCGCCGACGTAGCGCTGGAGCTGTGCCGGCGCGCTGTCGGGGAGCCACGACGGGTCGAGTGTGAGTGGGTCGACCGAGTCGGTGACCAGCAGGAGGTCCTCGGCCGCCGCTGGGTCCAGCGTCTCGAAGTCCGTCGCCGCGTTCAGGACGACGACGTCGGGGGCGTACGCGTCCCGGACCGCTGTGACGTCCCCGTCTACGGCGCGCTCGCTGAACATCTACGCCGAGAACACGATGAGGTTCGCGATGATAGCGACCGAGAGCAGTGCGGAGACAGCGATGGTACCCAGGACGATTTTCGTTGCCGTACTCATGTGGATGGCTATCGCAGGCCGGACATTAAACCTTGAGAAAGCCGCCAGGCTCGCGGCTGTTTCTCACTCCTCGCGGTCCTCGAAGGTCCCCTGTGGCACGGCGTCGTCGTCGCTGCCGGGCGCGGTGTCCTCGTTGTCCTGCGGGGTGGCGTACTCGCGGACGTACGCGAGCAGTTCCTCGGGCGTCGTCTCGACGCCCTGCCGGGCGAAGAAGTTCGAGATGTTGCGACAGTCCCGTTCGAGGAACTCGTCGGCGTTGGGGTGATGGATCGTCACCGCCTGTCCGAGGTCGATGATGTACAGCTGCCCCTCGTGGAAGACGATGTTGTACTCCGAGAAGTCGCCATGTACCAGCCCGGCGTCGTAGAGCCGCCGGAGGTACTCCTTGACGACCTCGTACGCTGTATCTGGATTCTCGATGTGGACCTCGCTCAGACGCTTCGCTCTCCCGTCCTCGGTCCCCAGATACTCCATCACGAGGACGTTGCGCTCGACCGCGATGGGCTTCGGGGTGCGGACGCCGGCCCGGCGGGCCCGCTTGAGGTTCGAGGACTCCTTGCGGACCCACGCGGTGACGACCTTCTTCTTGTCCGAGCCGATGCCCTCGAAGCGCGGGTCGCCGTCGAGGTAGCCCCGCATGTCGGTGAAGTCGGAGGCGTTGATGCGGTAGACCTTGACCGCGACCTCGTGGTCACCGGAGAGGGCGGTGTAGACGTTGGCTTCCTTGCCCGTCGAGATGGGGCCGCCGAAGGCGTCGATGTGGCCGTCCTGGACGAGCTTGTATAAGGCGCCGTAGGTGGCGTCGTCGAAGACGCTGGCCTCGACCTTGAACTGGTCTGCGTCCTTGATTCGCTTGCGGAACTCGCTGAACTCGCGGTCCCGCTTGCGGGCGATGCGGTCGGCGTCAGTGTCGCTGACGTCTATCTCCTCCCACTCGTCGCCGACACCGTCGACCTCCTCGGTCTCGAGCAGCCCGAAATCGTCCTCGCTGTCGGTCACGTCGGGGCCTCCGTCGACGCTGTGGCGCGGTGCATTCGGCGCTACTCCTTGATGTGGCCCTCCTCGCGGAGCTGGTCGGCGTCCTGTTTCTCGTAGCGCCAGGTGATGTCGGCCTTCTCGTCTTGCCAGTCCCACGGCTCGACGAGGACGACGTCGTCCTCGCGAATCCAGATGCGTTTCTGCATCTTGCCCGGAATCCGGGCTGTGCGTTCCACGCCGTCCATACAGCGTACTTTCACACGATTCGCCCCGAGCATGTTGGTGACGACGGCGAACACCTCGCTGTCGTCCGGCATCCGCAGGTCCTTCCGGCCCTCGTTGTCGCTCATACGCGGGTGTTCGGTCCCGGGAGGGTTAAGTTTTGTACGATTGGCTGCGGCGCGAGCAGTGGCGCAGGGCCCGCCGAGAAGTGGCAAGGCCCAAGACCCGGCCAGCAGAACGGTCGCCAATGACATTGACACTGCCGGCTGACGCCGCTGCGTGGGCCGACGTGTGGCGCGACCGTATCAACGACAGCGAGGCGTTCGCGGCTGCCGCCGCCGATTTCGAGGCTACCTTCCGCTTCGAGATACAGGCCGACGAGCGCTACGACGGTGAGCCTGTTCGCATCCTCGTCACGCTCGCCGACGGCGCCTGTACCGACACCGCACTCGTCGACGGCGACGCCGACTACGACTTCGCCATGCGTGGCCCCTACGACGCGTGGGCAGACCTGCTCTCGGGCGAGCTCGACGTCTCCGAATCCGTGATGGACGGCACCTTCGACGTGGTCGGCAACACGATGACGCTGATGCGTCGCCAGGATGCCATCTCCGAGATGGTCGGGGCCGCCCAGTCAATCGACACCCAGTTCGAGTACTGAGCGTCGCCGCAGCGCGGCACCGCAGCCGCGCTGTGGGCGGGTCTGGACGGCACGACAGCCGTACAGGACGCCACTTCAGCGCGGCACCGCAGCCGCCCGGACCCGCTGTCCCGTGCGGCTGCCCTGCCGCCCGGACCCGCTGTCCCGTGCGGCTGCCCTGCCGCCCGGACCCGCTGTCCCGTGCGGCTGCCCTGCCGCCCGGACCCGCTGTCCCGTGCGGCTGCCCTGCCGCCCGGACCCGGCGGGCTTCGACGGCCTTTTTCGCCCGCCGGCCGGAACTCGGATATGCTTGACAAACTCGGTGTCGCCGGCGTCGCCGGTATCGTCGTCCTCCTTGCGGGTATCGGTCTCGTGGCGTGGCAGAACCTGATTCTGGCCGCCGGGCTCGGCCTTGTCGTCAGCGGCCTCGGCCTGGTCGTCTACGGGCTCGTGACCAGCCTGCTCTCCTCGTTCGGGCTGGGCGGGATGCCCTAGACGGCGAACTCGAAGCGAGCGCCGCCACTCGCCGCCTCGGTCACCGACACGTCCCAGCCGTGGGCTGTTGCGATGGTGCGCACGATGTACAGGCCAAAGCCCGTCCCGCCCGCGGCGTCGCTCACGCCGGGGTCGAAGACCTGGTCCCGAACCGCGGCGTCGATACCGGGGCCGTCGTCTTCGACGGCGAACCCGTCGGCCGTCGCTTCCAGTCGCACCGTCACCGGCGTCTCGTCGTCCGTCTGTCCGTGTTCGATCGCGTTTCGAAAGAGGTTCTCGAACAGCCGCAGGAGCCGGTCGGCGTCCGCGTCGAGCCGGAACTCTTCGGGCCCCTCGAAGACGGCGTCGTCGGTGTCGACGTACTCCCACGCTTCGCGGGCCACCCACGCGATGTCGGTCGGTTCGATGTCAGTCGCCAGCGTCCCCTCCCGGGTCGCCAGGCGGATGTCGGTGATGATGCGGTCGATACGTTCGTGGGCCGCCTCGATGGCGTCGAGGGACCCCACATCGCCGTCGCGGGCCAGCGCGAGGTGGCCGCTCGCGACCGAGAGCGGGTTCCGAATGTCGTGGGCCAGCAGGTCCGCGAACTCCGCGAGGCGTTCGTTGTGCTGGCTGAGCTGGCCCGCCTGCTCGTAGCGCTCGGTCACGTCCCGGCCGATGCCGGCGAAGCCGATCACCTCGCCGTCCTCGTCGGTGAGTTGCCGCCCCGTCAGCTCGAAACGGACGGGCCCCTCCGTCGTCTGGCTCACCGCCTCGACGGTCGTCTCGCCCGTCTCGCGTATCTCGTCGAGGGCCGCCTCGACCGCCGGTCGGTCGGCCGGTCCGAAGAACTCCGTCGCCGCCATCCCGTCGAGCTCCGCGTCGCTCAGGCCGTACAGCTCGTTCAACCGCTGGTTCCAGTAGACAAGTCTAGCTGTCTCGTCGTAGATGTAGATAACGTCGTCCAAGGTGTCTAACGCCCGCTCGACAACGTCCCCCTCGACACTCATGGTATCTGTACGTGACCGCCGCTCATAACCGTTGGCAGGATATCGAGGAACAACTCGTAAACACGGGCATAAAGTTTTGCTTACGGAACAAATCAGAACAAAAGTTCGATAATATGGACTTTCGTGTCTGACTGTATATTTCCTCACACGATGGCCTGCGTGCCGCCTGGCGGGCGTCGTTCTGCCGGGGCGGTTCGCTCACCGCTTCGTTTCGAGGGCCGCACACTCCGTTCGCGCCCCTCGCGCTCCACGGGTCACTGCGTTCCCCGCTTTGTTTCGAGGCATCTTGCTGCGCTCGATTCCTCGCGCTCCACGGGTCGCTTCGCGCTCGCGGTTACACCGCTCGCTTTCGGGACGCTTCGCGTCCCGCTCTCCCCGTTCCGTTTCGAGGCGTTCCCGACGGGTCGGGAACGCCTCGCTCTACTCGAACAACTCTTCGTACACCTTCTGCTGTGCGGCCCGCAGATGCTGGTGGTACGTGGGCCGGGAGATGTCCATCGCCTGGGCGAGTTCGTCGCCGTCGACCTCGCGGGGCCAGTCGAAGAAGCCGCCGAGATACGCGGTTCGAAGCGCCGTCTCCTGGCGGTCGGTAAAGCGCTCGGAGAGCGAGGCCTGGAACTCCTGTTGGGTCTGGACCGGCCGCTCGTGCTCGTGGTAGCCCACCAGGTCGGTGCCGTCGTAGTTGTCCTCGACCAGCGAGAACACCTCGCGGGCGTCGCCCTCGTATGGGAGTTCGATGGTGTAGCGGGCGACGCCGTTCTCGCCGGTTATCTCCTTGGGTACCGCGCCGTGGTCGACCAGCGTCGCCAGCAGCGACTCCCCCACGGTGACCTCGAACAGCGCCGACCCCTCGTGTTCGGCAACCTGCGTGACGCTGCGGACGGCGTCGTCGTCCTGGAGTGCCGTCAGAACGGCCTCGGTGTCGCCGCCCTCGGCGTCGAGATACACCCGCAGCGACCCGTCGTCTTGCGTGACAGTCCCGGCGGAAGTCAGCGTTGTGTCGGTCGACGCCGAGAGCCGGCTCATCAGCAGGTCGCGGTCGGTGACGGTGAACTCCAGCTCGATGACCTTGTCCGCCGACAGGATCTTGCCGCTCTCGATGGCGTTGATGGCGTTGGCGACGGCCCGGCCCAGCGCCTCCAGGACGACCTGCTCGCGGTCGTCGAACGCGTCGGGGCGGTCCGAACAGACGAACAACACGCCGTAGGTCGAGTCGGTATAGGCCAGCGGGACGACCATCATCGACGCGACGCCGGCCTCGTGGACCCACTGGACCCACTCGACGTCGCTGGCGCTGAGGTCGTCGATAATCTCGCTGCGTCCCTCGGCCAGCGCCGTCGCGCCCGGCGTCCCGTCGGCGACCGGTATCGACTCGCCGTCGGCCACGACGCCGGCCTCGCCGGCCCACTCGCTGACGTCGAGGTTGTCCCCGTGGACGGCGGGACGGCCCACCCACGCGAGCGTGTACGGCTCCGTCGCCGCCAGTTCCGCACAGACGCCGGCCTCGACGGCCTCCCGTGTCGTCGCCTCGACCAGCACCTCGACGGTGTTCTCGATGAGGCCGTTGATGCGGTCGAGGATGGTCGCGATGCGCTCTCTGGTCTCTCTGACCTCCTGTTCGCGTTTCGCGCGGTTGCAGGCCGCGGCGGCGTTGGTCGCAAGCAAGGCGACGACCTGTCGGTCGATGTCGTCGAAGGCGTCTTCCTCGGTCGAGAGCACGCTCAGGGTTCCGTGGACGCCGACAGGCATGTACAGTCCCGAGCCGACGGTCGTCCCGCTGTCGTCGAGCGCGTGACTGGTGCTGTAGCTCGCCGTCTCGCCGGAGGCAAAGACCTGGCCGGCCTCCCCCTCGTTGAGGCCGTACACCGGCCGTTCGCCCAGAGCCTCGACGACCGCGTCGGTCGCCGCCGCCGGCCGGAGCACCCGCTCGTCGGCGTCGTACAGCCGGACGACGGCCATGTCGAGGCCGAGCACCCGCTCGGTCGCTGCGGCGACGATGCTGGCCACGTCCTCGCGGCTCGGCGCCTGCATCAGGCTCCGGGAGGTCTCCTGCAGGGCCGAGAGCAGCTCTTCGCGGCGCTTGCGCTCGGAGATGTCACGGATGACGCCGGCCGTTCCCCGGAATTCGCCATCTGGGCCGTACAGCACCGTCATGTGATCCTCACAGGCGATAGTCCGTCCGTCGGCACGCCGGAGCTCCAGCTCGAAGGTCGTCCCGACGTCGTCCCGGCCCGACGACGAGAGCAGCTCCCGCAGTTTCGACTCGGCGAGTTCGACCGTCTCGCGGTCCTTGATGATGATGGTGTGTTCGCCCAGCAGTTCCTCGATGTCGTAGCCCGTCAGCTCCGCCAGCGCCTCGTTGGCGAAGATGAACTCTCCTTCGTCGTCGAGCGCGTACACGCCATCGTCGAGCGCCTCGATGACTTCGCCGTAGCGGTCGAACGCCCCCATCGCCGTCGGGCCGTCGTCGCTCGCCACCGACGCGATACGGTGGGCCAGTTCGACGTACTGCGTGTCGCCGCCCGGCCGGAGGTACGCCAGCGTGTCGTCGGCCAGCACCTCGCTGACCTGCTCTGGCCCCCCGTCGGCGAACACCACTATCGGTAGCGTCGGGCGCTCCGCCCGGAGCTGCGTGACCAGCTCGGGCAGCTCGAACGCCAGGCTGACGACACAGTCGACCCCGTCGACCGAGTCGGCCGCTGCCTGACCGGTCGCCGTTCGAACGGTCAGTCCCGCCTCGGCTGTGTCGAGGCTCGCCGCCGTCTCCGCAACCCGTTCCTCGTCGTCCCCACACACGAGGACGGTGTGCCCGCAGTCCATGCCTAACTGGTTAGCCAGTCTGGCACATGAATGTGCGGGTCAGGCACCGCGCTGGGACAGCCCCTCGCGCATCCGCGGATGACAGCCCGCACAGAGGTGCTCCTCACGCCGGTACGTCATCGTCTCCGTCGGCCGCCGGTGCTTCCATACGTGGCCCACCTCGTCGTTGCAGTTGTCACAATCTACCATGGGTGTATCTGTCGTGTGTGGTATTATCTATCATAAAGCTCCCGTCTAGTTCTGTTTAAGGAATACTAACTGGACGGACGCTCGCTTCGACACTCCCTGGGTCTGCCGTGCTTCAATTCCCTCAGTTCCGCATACACGGCTCTCACG is part of the Haloarcula salinisoli genome and encodes:
- a CDS encoding winged helix-turn-helix domain-containing protein — protein: MKLVTPTDFDILAVLSDGKRNNAVNIAHELDRNRAYINTRLPVLKDYGLVETIGPAPTSGLYEITDKGRVAAANQSVYEDDETDFEAFLDAECGADGDA
- a CDS encoding ORC1-type DNA replication protein, translating into MSDNPEEDMLGWDESVFRDEHVFEIDWLPETFKHRETQMETLKYALRPAVRGSRPLNVIARGPPGTGKTTSTQILFDELTAQTDVQAVRVNCQVDSTRYAVFSRLFAEIFDYEPPSSGISFKKLFSQITDKLVEEDEVLVVALDDVNYLFYESEASDTLYSLLRAHEAHSGARVGVICVSSDLELDVIEELDTRVQSVFRPEEVYFNKYGQAEIVDILDERVERGFNEGVVGTQVLDRVAELTAEQGGDLRVGIDLLRRAGMNAEMRASRSVELEDVESAYDKSKYVHLSRRLRELSDSERALVEVIAEHDGKQAGDIYDAFNDASGLGYTRYSEIINKLDQLGIIDADYTEVEGRGRSRQLTLNYDADAVLERL
- a CDS encoding DUF7089 family protein; the encoded protein is MFSERAVDGDVTAVRDAYAPDVVVLNAATDFETLDPAAAEDLLLVTDSVDPLTLDPSWLPDSAPAQLQRYVGGDFTVGLPGDGGVAWTTQTEPACVIVKPRLETSPESFVDFLVAEAIVETSLGEPEQFVSFFGDRYRHLAAVTDPHVGPTGTYQLAVALYDAYLGLQTRVAFETWADDYPDCYDAWADAGERLRPRLSDLPGEVARGQTDFAAAAELACSAVKHDLELPAPFAALDTAAYEDHGADYAVRWAEKTIEQLA
- the rio1 gene encoding serine/threonine-protein kinase Rio1; amino-acid sequence: MTDSEDDFGLLETEEVDGVGDEWEEIDVSDTDADRIARKRDREFSEFRKRIKDADQFKVEASVFDDATYGALYKLVQDGHIDAFGGPISTGKEANVYTALSGDHEVAVKVYRINASDFTDMRGYLDGDPRFEGIGSDKKKVVTAWVRKESSNLKRARRAGVRTPKPIAVERNVLVMEYLGTEDGRAKRLSEVHIENPDTAYEVVKEYLRRLYDAGLVHGDFSEYNIVFHEGQLYIIDLGQAVTIHHPNADEFLERDCRNISNFFARQGVETTPEELLAYVREYATPQDNEDTAPGSDDDAVPQGTFEDREE
- the eif1A gene encoding translation initiation factor eIF-1A, which translates into the protein MSDNEGRKDLRMPDDSEVFAVVTNMLGANRVKVRCMDGVERTARIPGKMQKRIWIREDDVVLVEPWDWQDEKADITWRYEKQDADQLREEGHIKE
- a CDS encoding SCP2 sterol-binding domain-containing protein produces the protein MTLTLPADAAAWADVWRDRINDSEAFAAAAADFEATFRFEIQADERYDGEPVRILVTLADGACTDTALVDGDADYDFAMRGPYDAWADLLSGELDVSESVMDGTFDVVGNTMTLMRRQDAISEMVGAAQSIDTQFEY
- a CDS encoding DUF7470 family protein; this encodes MLDKLGVAGVAGIVVLLAGIGLVAWQNLILAAGLGLVVSGLGLVVYGLVTSLLSSFGLGGMP
- a CDS encoding sensor histidine kinase; this encodes MSVEGDVVERALDTLDDVIYIYDETARLVYWNQRLNELYGLSDAELDGMAATEFFGPADRPAVEAALDEIRETGETTVEAVSQTTEGPVRFELTGRQLTDEDGEVIGFAGIGRDVTERYEQAGQLSQHNERLAEFADLLAHDIRNPLSVASGHLALARDGDVGSLDAIEAAHERIDRIITDIRLATREGTLATDIEPTDIAWVAREAWEYVDTDDAVFEGPEEFRLDADADRLLRLFENLFRNAIEHGQTDDETPVTVRLEATADGFAVEDDGPGIDAAVRDQVFDPGVSDAAGGTGFGLYIVRTIATAHGWDVSVTEAASGGARFEFAV
- a CDS encoding bacterio-opsin activator domain-containing protein, with amino-acid sequence MDCGHTVLVCGDDEERVAETAASLDTAEAGLTVRTATGQAAADSVDGVDCVVSLAFELPELVTQLRAERPTLPIVVFADGGPEQVSEVLADDTLAYLRPGGDTQYVELAHRIASVASDDGPTAMGAFDRYGEVIEALDDGVYALDDEGEFIFANEALAELTGYDIEELLGEHTIIIKDRETVELAESKLRELLSSSGRDDVGTTFELELRRADGRTIACEDHMTVLYGPDGEFRGTAGVIRDISERKRREELLSALQETSRSLMQAPSREDVASIVAAATERVLGLDMAVVRLYDADERVLRPAAATDAVVEALGERPVYGLNEGEAGQVFASGETASYSTSHALDDSGTTVGSGLYMPVGVHGTLSVLSTEEDAFDDIDRQVVALLATNAAAACNRAKREQEVRETRERIATILDRINGLIENTVEVLVEATTREAVEAGVCAELAATEPYTLAWVGRPAVHGDNLDVSEWAGEAGVVADGESIPVADGTPGATALAEGRSEIIDDLSASDVEWVQWVHEAGVASMMVVPLAYTDSTYGVLFVCSDRPDAFDDREQVVLEALGRAVANAINAIESGKILSADKVIELEFTVTDRDLLMSRLSASTDTTLTSAGTVTQDDGSLRVYLDAEGGDTEAVLTALQDDDAVRSVTQVAEHEGSALFEVTVGESLLATLVDHGAVPKEITGENGVARYTIELPYEGDAREVFSLVEDNYDGTDLVGYHEHERPVQTQQEFQASLSERFTDRQETALRTAYLGGFFDWPREVDGDELAQAMDISRPTYHQHLRAAQQKVYEELFE